The genomic region AGGGTCTGGTCCGCGGTGCGCCGGTCAGCGACCTTGGCGCGCCGATCTCGGTTCCGGTTGGTGACGGCACCCTGGGCCGCATTCTGAACGTCATCGGCGACCCGATCGACGAAAAGGGCCCGATTGCCCACACCGAAAAGCGTGCGATCCACCAGCCCGCCCCGGCGTTTTCCGAACAGGCGACTGACGCGCTGATCCTGGAAACCGGGATCAAGGTCATCGACCTCTTGGCCCCCTATTCCAAGGGCGGCAAGATCGGCCTCTTCGGCGGTGCGGGCGTGGGCAAGACGGTTCTCATTCAGGAACTGATCAACAACATCGCCAAAGTGCACTCCGGCTATTCGGTGTTCGCGGGCGTCGGTGAACGGACGCGTGAGGGGAACGACCTTTATCACGAATTCATCGAATCCGGCGTTATCAACATCGACGACCTGACCAAGTCGAAAGTGGCGCTGGTGTATGGCCAGATGAACGAACCGCCGGGCGCGCGTCTGCGCGTGGCGCTGTCGGGTCTGACGATTGCGGAACAGTTCCGCGACCAGTCGGGGACGGACGTGCTGTTCTTCGTCGACAACATCTTCCGCTTCACCCAAGCCGGTTCGGAAGTGTCGGCTCTGCTTGGCCGTATTCCTTCGGCCGTGGGCTACCAGCCGACGCTGGCGACCGACATGGGTGCGCTGCAGGAACGCATCACCTCGACCAAAGCCGGTTCGATCACCTCGGTCCAGGCCATCTACGTTCCGGCCGATGACCTTACC from Tabrizicola piscis harbors:
- the atpD gene encoding F0F1 ATP synthase subunit beta — encoded protein: MAKAPKAAAAAGKVTQIIGAVVDVQFDGELPAILNALETTNNGKRLVLEVAQHLGESTVRCIAMDATEGLVRGAPVSDLGAPISVPVGDGTLGRILNVIGDPIDEKGPIAHTEKRAIHQPAPAFSEQATDALILETGIKVIDLLAPYSKGGKIGLFGGAGVGKTVLIQELINNIAKVHSGYSVFAGVGERTREGNDLYHEFIESGVINIDDLTKSKVALVYGQMNEPPGARLRVALSGLTIAEQFRDQSGTDVLFFVDNIFRFTQAGSEVSALLGRIPSAVGYQPTLATDMGALQERITSTKAGSITSVQAIYVPADDLTDPAPATSFAHLDATTVLSRAISELGIYPAVDPLDSTSRILDPLVVGQEHYDVARSVQGMLQRYKSLQDIIAILGMDELSEEDKLTVARARKIQRFLSQPFDVAQVFTGSPGVQVPLEKTIQSFKAVVAGEYDHLPEAAFYMVGDIEEVKAKAAKLAAAAA